One window of the Geminocystis sp. M7585_C2015_104 genome contains the following:
- a CDS encoding valine--tRNA ligase, producing MTMPEFILPPQYDPHKTEAKWQEFWLSREVFKANPHAGDEVYSIVIPPPNVTGNLHMGHAFNISLIDTLVRYHRMKGKNTLCLPGTDHASIAVQTLIEKQLKAEGKTRYDLGREKFLERAWQWKQQSGDTIVKQLKRLGLSADWSREKFTLDEDLSFAVKTAFIRLYEEGLIYRGKYMVNWCPESQSAVSDLEVENKEVDGFLWHIRYPLTDGSGYIQVATTRPETMLGDTAVAVNPHDTRYQSLIGKSVTLPLVGREIPIIADDFVDPNFGTGCVKVTPAHDPNDFQIGQRHNLPMINILNKDGSINQEGGEFAGQDRFVARQNIVKRLEAEGYLVKVEPYRHSVPYSDRGKVPVEPLVSTQWFVKIKPLAEKALYELENNQSPRFIPERWAKVYRDWLLRIQDWCISRQLWWGHQIPAWYVVSKTNGEITDDTPFVVAFDEEEAKKKATAIYGNDIILQQDPDVLDTWFSSALWPFSTLGWPKNTEDFSVYFPTTTMVTGFDIIFFWVARMTMMSCHFTGKIPFRDVYIHGLVRDENGKKMSKSANNGIDPLLLCDKYGTDALRYTLIREVAGAGQDISLQYDRKTDESKSVEASRNFANKLWNAARFVLMNLDGQTPAQLGYPSLTELELSDRWILSRFNRVVKQTTDYLENYGLGEAAKGLYDFIWGDFCDWYIELVKPRLQQDANPTSRKVAQQTLAYVLEGILKLLHPFMPHITEEIWHTLTQKQDDSLALQSFPVVDELITITKNNSFFTVARDNKTSFADDTPPHSKSLYLKSVVGLLNQIPKTLAEYQQPLLVVILLVVLLVVFRLAAAVVSAVDSIPLFPSFFRLVGLFYILQFSYNSLLFADKRKATVASFASFLKQIPSRRQSHPRMKETITSTKQPEISSPPSLIPNSLIDEDLESEFQLLFETIRVIRNLRAEAEIKPAVKVNVILQSENPREREILQKTHLFIRDLAKVENIRIVSRLEEEDTAKTIASVVGTIQVLIPLQGVIDVEKFTAKLEKKLAKIESEINSLQGRLNNPNFTEKAPTLVVETTRHALEESQKQREILRKRLQLLK from the coding sequence TACCTCCGCCAAACGTCACAGGTAACTTACACATGGGGCATGCTTTTAATATATCCCTCATTGACACCCTCGTGCGTTATCACCGCATGAAGGGAAAAAATACTCTTTGTCTCCCCGGCACCGACCATGCTAGTATAGCCGTACAAACCCTCATCGAAAAACAACTAAAGGCAGAAGGCAAAACCCGCTACGACTTAGGTAGGGAAAAATTTTTGGAAAGGGCATGGCAGTGGAAACAACAGTCAGGTGATACCATCGTTAAGCAACTGAAAAGACTGGGTTTATCCGCAGACTGGAGTAGGGAAAAATTCACCCTCGATGAAGACTTGTCTTTTGCTGTCAAAACTGCCTTTATCCGTCTGTATGAAGAAGGCTTGATCTACCGGGGTAAATACATGGTAAACTGGTGTCCGGAATCCCAGTCTGCTGTCTCTGACTTGGAGGTAGAAAACAAAGAAGTCGACGGCTTTCTCTGGCACATCCGTTACCCACTCACTGATGGTAGTGGCTATATCCAGGTTGCTACCACTCGCCCAGAAACCATGTTGGGGGATACCGCCGTTGCCGTCAATCCCCATGATACCCGTTATCAGTCTCTAATTGGCAAAAGTGTTACCCTCCCCCTCGTCGGCCGCGAAATCCCCATCATTGCTGATGACTTCGTTGACCCCAATTTTGGCACTGGCTGTGTTAAAGTAACTCCAGCTCATGATCCTAACGACTTTCAAATAGGTCAACGTCACAATCTCCCCATGATCAACATTCTAAACAAAGATGGTTCCATTAATCAAGAGGGGGGGGAATTTGCAGGACAAGACAGGTTTGTGGCTAGACAGAATATAGTAAAACGTCTGGAGGCGGAGGGGTATCTGGTAAAAGTAGAACCCTATCGTCATAGTGTACCATATAGTGACCGGGGGAAAGTGCCTGTTGAGCCTCTTGTCTCCACCCAATGGTTTGTGAAAATAAAACCCCTGGCAGAGAAGGCTTTGTATGAATTAGAAAATAACCAATCCCCCCGTTTTATACCAGAAAGATGGGCCAAAGTCTATCGGGATTGGTTGCTCAGAATACAAGACTGGTGTATCTCCCGTCAACTTTGGTGGGGACATCAAATCCCCGCTTGGTATGTGGTTAGCAAAACTAATGGGGAAATTACTGATGACACCCCCTTCGTGGTGGCTTTCGACGAAGAAGAGGCTAAGAAGAAGGCCACTGCCATCTATGGAAATGATATAATCCTACAACAGGATCCTGATGTGTTGGATACCTGGTTTTCCTCCGCATTGTGGCCATTTTCTACCCTGGGATGGCCAAAGAATACCGAGGATTTCTCTGTCTACTTCCCTACCACCACCATGGTAACAGGGTTTGACATCATCTTCTTCTGGGTGGCAAGAATGACTATGATGTCTTGTCACTTTACCGGCAAAATCCCCTTCCGGGATGTCTATATCCATGGCTTGGTTAGGGATGAAAATGGCAAGAAAATGTCTAAATCTGCCAATAATGGTATTGACCCTCTACTGCTGTGCGACAAATATGGTACAGATGCTTTAAGATATACCCTGATAAGAGAAGTAGCCGGTGCGGGACAAGATATATCTTTACAGTACGATCGTAAAACGGATGAATCGAAATCAGTAGAGGCATCTAGGAATTTTGCCAACAAGCTGTGGAATGCTGCAAGATTTGTCTTGATGAATTTGGATGGGCAAACCCCGGCACAATTGGGTTATCCTAGTTTAACCGAACTGGAATTGAGTGATCGTTGGATTCTATCTCGATTTAACCGGGTGGTAAAACAAACCACTGACTACTTGGAAAATTATGGTTTAGGGGAGGCGGCCAAGGGGTTGTATGATTTCATCTGGGGGGATTTTTGTGATTGGTATATTGAGTTAGTAAAACCCCGTCTACAACAAGATGCCAATCCTACCTCTCGTAAAGTAGCACAACAAACCCTTGCCTATGTATTGGAGGGGATATTAAAACTGCTGCATCCTTTTATGCCTCACATCACTGAAGAGATTTGGCATACCCTTACCCAAAAACAAGACGACAGTTTAGCCTTACAGTCTTTCCCCGTGGTGGATGAGTTGATTACAATAACCAAGAATAATTCTTTCTTTACAGTTGCCAGGGATAATAAAACCTCTTTTGCCGATGACACTCCTCCCCACTCCAAGTCTTTATACCTTAAGTCGGTTGTTGGTTTATTAAATCAAATTCCCAAAACACTGGCAGAATACCAACAACCCCTATTAGTAGTCATTCTGCTGGTTGTCTTGCTAGTCGTCTTCCGACTTGCTGCAGCAGTGGTTTCTGCCGTTGACAGTATACCCCTTTTCCCCTCTTTCTTCCGTCTGGTTGGTTTGTTTTACATTCTCCAGTTTTCCTATAACAGTCTTCTCTTTGCCGACAAGAGAAAGGCTACTGTTGCCTCTTTTGCCAGTTTTCTGAAACAGATACCCAGCCGGCGTCAATCTCACCCCAGAATGAAAGAGACGATTACTTCCACAAAGCAACCAGAAATATCATCTCCTCCCTCCCTTATTCCCAACAGTCTCATTGACGAGGATTTGGAAAGTGAATTTCAATTGCTATTTGAAACTATTAGAGTAATACGTAATCTTCGGGCGGAGGCGGAAATCAAACCGGCGGTTAAAGTAAACGTTATACTTCAGTCGGAAAACCCTAGGGAGAGGGAAATCCTCCAGAAAACCCACCTGTTTATCCGGGATTTAGCCAAGGTGGAAAACATCCGCATTGTCTCCCGTTTGGAGGAAGAGGATACTGCTAAAACCATTGCCTCTGTTGTTGGTACAATTCAAGTCTTGATACCCCTACAGGGGGTTATAGATGTAGAAAAATTCACCGCCAAGTTGGAGAAAAAACTGGCTAAAATTGAATCGGAAATAAATTCCTTACAGGGGCGTCTTAATAATCCCAATTTTACAGAAAAGGCGCCGACGTTGGTAGTTGAAACTACACGTCACGCCTTGGAGGAAAGCCAAAAACAAAGGGAGATTCTTCGAAAACGTCTACAGCTTTTGAAATAG